The following coding sequences are from one Kushneria phosphatilytica window:
- the cysB gene encoding HTH-type transcriptional regulator CysB, with protein MKLQQLRYIWEVSRHNLNVSATAQSLFTSQPGISKQIRLLEDELGVEIFARSGKHLTRITPAGQAIIDLSGQVLRTVDNIRHVAQEHSDERRGSLSIATTHTQARYALPPVIHDFTQRYPDVALHMQQGTPRQIAQMVCEGQADFAICTESLELFNDLVLLPCYRWNRCVLVPRDHPLAGTESLTLEELSRYPLVTYTLGFTGRSRLDEAFQSQGLTPNVVLTAADADVIKTYVRLGLGVGIVAHMAVDPVMDHDLVPIDAGHLFESSITRIAIRRGTFLRSYMFDFLQRLATHLDRDTVEAAMVAGPNGEQALFEGIELPIR; from the coding sequence TTGAAGCTGCAACAGCTGCGTTATATCTGGGAAGTCTCTCGGCATAATCTCAATGTATCGGCTACTGCTCAGAGCCTGTTTACTTCCCAGCCAGGTATTTCCAAGCAGATTCGTCTGCTCGAGGACGAGCTGGGGGTTGAGATATTTGCGCGCAGTGGCAAGCATCTGACCCGGATTACGCCGGCAGGGCAGGCGATCATCGACCTCTCCGGACAGGTGTTGCGCACGGTCGATAATATCCGTCATGTCGCTCAGGAACACAGTGACGAGCGCCGCGGCAGCCTGTCGATCGCGACCACACATACCCAGGCGCGCTATGCGCTGCCGCCAGTGATACACGATTTCACCCAGCGCTATCCTGATGTGGCCCTGCACATGCAGCAGGGGACGCCACGGCAGATCGCGCAAATGGTGTGTGAAGGGCAGGCCGATTTCGCCATTTGTACTGAATCGCTGGAGTTGTTCAACGATCTGGTATTGCTTCCCTGTTATCGCTGGAATCGCTGTGTGCTGGTGCCGCGCGATCATCCTTTGGCAGGAACCGAATCCCTGACCCTGGAAGAACTCTCAAGGTATCCGCTGGTCACCTATACGCTGGGATTTACCGGGCGATCACGACTCGACGAAGCGTTCCAGTCGCAGGGGCTGACCCCTAATGTGGTACTGACTGCTGCTGATGCTGATGTCATCAAAACCTATGTCCGGCTTGGGCTGGGAGTCGGTATTGTGGCGCACATGGCAGTCGATCCGGTGATGGATCATGACCTGGTACCCATTGATGCCGGGCACTTGTTCGAAAGCTCGATTACCCGCATTGCCATCCGCCGTGGCACTTTCCTGCGCAGCTATATGTTTGATTTCCTGCAACGGCTGGCGACTCACCTTGATCGGGATACGGTGGAGGCCGCCATGGTAGCCGGCCCGAATGGTGAGCAGGCGTTATTCGAAGGTATCGAGCTGCCGATACGCTGA
- a CDS encoding phosphoadenosine phosphosulfate reductase domain-containing protein, which produces MSIDIEAANRDLGHDAEGLVKWALSQGLPAICTTNFRPFEAVILHMVTRVQPDIPIVWMDTGYNTPATYEFADSVSRQLELNRTIYLPLRSRAHREAVEGPAPALDDPRHEAFTREVKLEPFERALNEMNPGLWFTALRASDTDNRAGMQPISRNQDGIIKVAPLLHWSSKDLYDYLVAHDLPNNFDYVDPTKGEANRECGLHLQH; this is translated from the coding sequence ATGTCCATCGATATCGAAGCTGCCAACCGGGACCTCGGTCACGATGCCGAAGGCCTGGTCAAATGGGCCCTGTCTCAGGGTCTACCCGCTATCTGCACGACCAACTTCCGGCCTTTCGAAGCTGTGATCCTGCATATGGTCACACGAGTTCAGCCTGATATACCGATCGTATGGATGGATACCGGCTACAACACACCGGCCACCTATGAGTTCGCCGATTCGGTCAGCAGGCAGTTGGAACTCAATCGCACCATTTATCTGCCGCTACGCTCCAGGGCGCATCGCGAAGCCGTTGAAGGTCCTGCCCCGGCGCTGGATGATCCACGCCATGAAGCCTTTACCAGAGAGGTGAAGCTCGAACCTTTTGAGCGTGCACTGAATGAAATGAATCCCGGCCTCTGGTTCACGGCACTACGGGCCAGTGATACCGATAATCGTGCCGGCATGCAGCCAATCAGCCGTAATCAGGATGGCATCATCAAGGTAGCGCCACTGCTTCACTGGTCGAGCAAGGATCTCTACGACTATCTGGTCGCACACGATCTGCCCAATAACTTTGACTATGTCGATCCGACCAAGGGCGAAGCAAACCGCGAGTGCGGTCTTCATTTGCAGCACTGA
- a CDS encoding STAS domain-containing protein: MNEGRIQAAFEEGTFVLKLSGDVRLTLCATLDQQVEPLAELPGLERVIVDLRDVVNMDSTALGFLAKIALAVRERLPNQPLVMVEHPDVLQMLEVMGFQQYVTIVEATGSEPDRFDELPAMESGEEELRSRILEAHRTLMQMSEHNRMEFQPLVELLESQHQSH; the protein is encoded by the coding sequence ATGAATGAAGGACGCATTCAGGCTGCTTTCGAAGAGGGCACCTTCGTGCTCAAGCTTTCGGGAGATGTCCGCCTGACACTGTGCGCGACGCTGGACCAGCAGGTCGAGCCCCTGGCCGAACTGCCGGGACTGGAGCGGGTGATTGTTGACCTGCGTGACGTCGTCAACATGGATTCCACTGCACTTGGATTTCTGGCCAAGATCGCTCTGGCTGTCCGCGAACGTTTGCCCAATCAGCCGCTGGTCATGGTTGAGCACCCGGATGTGCTGCAGATGCTCGAGGTGATGGGCTTTCAGCAATACGTCACCATCGTGGAGGCAACCGGAAGCGAGCCTGATCGGTTCGATGAATTGCCAGCCATGGAATCGGGGGAAGAGGAATTACGCTCCCGTATTCTCGAAGCACATCGCACGCTGATGCAGATGAGCGAACATAATCGCATGGAATTTCAGCCGCTGGTTGAGCTACTGGAATCCCAGCATCAGAGCCACTGA
- a CDS encoding sulfite exporter TauE/SafE family protein → MEWLNFLLYVCAGAGVGIAVGLSGIGGGSLMTPLLLMFGFPAHVAVGTDLLYAAITKASGVFSHHRQGHVEWAIVRRLAATSVPAAIVTLILLNLLFEGSHGYSDLITGTLGVMLIITAGLVIFRTPLQQLAHRRSDWATRYRRELTLVAGLVLGVCVTLSSVGAGVFGTAVLMLLYPAFRSGRIVGTDIAHAVPLTLIAGFGHLLLGNVDFMLLAALLIGSIPAIHLGAWLTRFMPDRLLRGALTLLLLFMGVRYAFF, encoded by the coding sequence ATGGAATGGCTGAATTTCCTGCTGTATGTCTGCGCCGGTGCCGGGGTCGGCATTGCCGTAGGCCTGTCCGGTATAGGCGGTGGCTCCCTCATGACGCCGCTATTGCTGATGTTCGGGTTTCCTGCGCATGTCGCTGTCGGTACCGATCTGCTCTATGCCGCTATCACCAAGGCCAGTGGTGTTTTCAGTCATCACCGCCAGGGTCATGTGGAATGGGCCATTGTCAGGCGCCTGGCAGCCACCAGCGTCCCGGCAGCTATCGTAACGCTGATCCTGTTGAATCTGCTTTTCGAAGGGTCGCATGGTTACAGTGATCTGATTACCGGCACGCTGGGCGTGATGCTGATCATCACCGCCGGACTGGTCATCTTTCGCACCCCCCTGCAACAACTTGCCCATCGCCGCAGCGACTGGGCCACCCGCTACAGACGTGAGCTAACCCTGGTAGCCGGTCTGGTGCTGGGCGTTTGTGTCACGCTTTCTTCGGTCGGGGCTGGTGTATTCGGTACGGCCGTACTGATGCTGCTCTACCCGGCCTTTCGCTCGGGCCGCATTGTGGGCACCGATATTGCGCACGCTGTACCACTGACACTGATCGCCGGGTTTGGGCACCTGCTGCTGGGCAATGTCGATTTCATGCTGCTGGCAGCCCTGTTGATCGGTTCGATCCCGGCCATTCATCTGGGCGCATGGCTGACCCGCTTCATGCCGGATCGACTGCTGCGCGGCGCTCTCACGCTACTCCTGCTGTTCATGGGTGTACGCTACGCCTTCTTTTAA
- a CDS encoding PP2C family protein-serine/threonine phosphatase, giving the protein MYPRAALIGLLDSRNDRRLQLAEALERLGDCEVRLIESTDRLPERLDVLVADSACVEHAQWEALTSRLPTVVIAEQRNQATMLAAVDAGAVDYMIDPLQHVMLLHRILFRALGQHRQCQAAMHERDRLEHLNEQLETHLTILREDLQAGGQIQRRFLPPQGQVLNGVAADYWMAPSLYVSGDFLDYQAHSERYTMFCFADIAGHGASSALVTVLLKALFQRWLSRWNARAPENLPPRWLARLNRELLSLGVGKHAAIFVGVIDRETRMLHYSLGAQLPRPLLKTSQGTCVLPGEGPAVGLFPDIEYPALQYPLPESFSLWLCSDGILDCLPGKGLDERLEALCQCIGKVDTIAELRTMLALADALPDDLSFLTLTGFRHE; this is encoded by the coding sequence ATGTATCCTCGTGCGGCACTGATCGGCCTGCTGGATAGCCGTAATGATCGTCGTCTTCAGCTTGCCGAGGCGCTTGAGCGTCTCGGCGATTGCGAGGTGCGTCTGATCGAATCAACAGACCGGCTTCCGGAAAGGCTGGATGTACTGGTGGCGGACAGCGCTTGTGTTGAACATGCGCAGTGGGAAGCGCTGACGAGCCGTTTGCCAACAGTCGTGATTGCCGAACAACGCAATCAGGCCACCATGCTGGCAGCGGTGGACGCCGGGGCCGTCGACTACATGATCGACCCCTTGCAGCATGTGATGCTGTTGCATCGGATACTGTTTCGCGCACTGGGCCAGCATCGTCAGTGTCAGGCGGCGATGCATGAGCGTGATCGTCTGGAGCACCTCAACGAGCAGCTGGAAACACATCTGACCATACTGCGTGAGGATCTTCAGGCGGGTGGGCAGATACAGCGGCGTTTTCTGCCCCCTCAGGGCCAGGTGCTCAATGGGGTAGCGGCAGACTACTGGATGGCGCCTTCGCTCTATGTATCGGGCGATTTTCTTGACTATCAGGCCCACAGCGAACGTTATACAATGTTCTGCTTTGCCGATATTGCGGGTCATGGAGCTTCATCGGCTCTGGTTACGGTGTTGCTCAAGGCTCTTTTTCAGCGCTGGTTGTCACGCTGGAATGCCCGTGCGCCGGAAAACCTGCCGCCACGCTGGCTGGCACGGCTCAATCGTGAATTGCTGAGCCTCGGTGTCGGCAAGCACGCGGCTATCTTTGTGGGGGTTATCGATCGTGAAACCCGCATGTTGCATTACTCTCTGGGCGCCCAACTGCCACGACCGTTACTGAAAACTTCCCAGGGCACTTGTGTGTTGCCTGGCGAGGGGCCGGCAGTGGGTCTGTTTCCCGATATCGAATATCCGGCACTTCAGTATCCGTTGCCGGAAAGTTTTTCATTGTGGCTGTGCAGCGACGGAATACTGGACTGTCTGCCCGGGAAGGGGCTGGACGAACGGCTTGAGGCGCTGTGCCAGTGTATTGGCAAGGTCGACACGATCGCCGAGCTCAGAACGATGCTGGCTCTGGCTGACGCGTTGCCCGATGATCTCTCATTTCTGACACTAACCGGTTTCCGGCATGAATGA
- a CDS encoding anthranilate synthase component I family protein produces the protein MTRLLTITPLPYYSDPGTYFYRLRQRPDAILLDSGQPQSPSGRYDIISSDPLATLTIDQTGQIHCPAISGLSNDPLKAQQELLTHLDIEAPATELPFTGGVIGYWSYDFARLLEQLPDRAANDIGLPLARLGLYDWALIQDHERHESWLIADSARRREIERWLAGPAPREKPFRLASPFVDELPRKDYGEQFARVMAHLNHGDCYQINLARRFSTRYSGDLWQAYQRLRAATPMPYAGFWQWHNEQTGTHQALLSVSPERFLEARAGHLHTRPIKGTRPRGTTIEEDEALARSLKESPKDLAENVMIVDLLRNDLGRVCRPGSVNVPSLASLESYANVHHLVSVIEGELAPGFHSLDALMAAFPGGSITGAPKHQAMTLIDELEPVRRSAWCGSLGYVDIRGRLDSSIMIRTVVADRDHLYLWGGGGLVADSREQEEFEEIDAKVGRLMHALSASD, from the coding sequence ATGACGCGTCTTCTGACGATCACTCCCCTTCCCTATTACAGTGACCCCGGAACCTATTTTTACAGACTGAGGCAGCGTCCGGACGCCATATTGCTCGACAGTGGCCAGCCCCAAAGCCCTTCAGGCCGCTATGACATTATCTCCAGTGACCCACTTGCCACGCTGACCATCGATCAGACAGGCCAGATACACTGCCCTGCCATTTCCGGTTTGAGCAATGATCCACTAAAGGCACAACAGGAGTTACTGACACACCTCGACATCGAGGCGCCGGCCACCGAGCTCCCCTTTACCGGTGGAGTGATTGGTTACTGGAGCTACGATTTTGCTCGCCTGCTGGAACAGCTACCGGACCGGGCTGCCAACGACATTGGATTACCGCTGGCGAGGCTGGGGCTCTACGACTGGGCATTGATTCAGGATCATGAACGTCATGAGAGCTGGCTGATAGCCGATAGCGCACGCCGTCGTGAAATAGAGCGCTGGCTTGCCGGGCCAGCCCCCCGGGAGAAGCCTTTCAGACTCGCATCCCCTTTTGTCGACGAACTCCCTCGCAAAGACTACGGCGAGCAGTTTGCTCGGGTTATGGCACATCTGAATCATGGCGATTGCTATCAGATCAATCTCGCACGCCGTTTCAGCACCCGCTATAGCGGAGATCTCTGGCAGGCCTATCAGCGTTTGCGTGCTGCGACTCCCATGCCCTATGCCGGCTTCTGGCAATGGCACAATGAGCAGACCGGTACACATCAGGCGCTACTCTCGGTATCTCCCGAGCGCTTCCTGGAAGCTCGAGCGGGGCATTTGCACACTCGCCCCATCAAGGGCACCCGCCCCCGCGGCACAACCATTGAGGAAGATGAGGCACTGGCCCGCTCACTAAAGGAGAGCCCAAAGGATCTCGCCGAAAACGTGATGATCGTCGATCTGCTTCGCAATGATCTCGGGCGTGTCTGTCGTCCCGGTAGTGTCAATGTCCCCTCGCTGGCAAGCCTCGAGAGTTATGCCAATGTCCATCATCTGGTCAGCGTCATCGAAGGAGAACTGGCCCCCGGCTTTCATTCACTGGATGCGTTGATGGCTGCCTTCCCGGGCGGCTCCATTACCGGGGCGCCCAAACATCAGGCCATGACCCTGATAGATGAACTCGAGCCAGTGCGACGCAGTGCCTGGTGCGGCAGTCTGGGCTATGTCGACATTCGCGGCCGACTGGATAGCTCCATAATGATTCGCACGGTTGTCGCGGATCGTGACCATCTGTACCTGTGGGGAGGTGGTGGTCTGGTCGCCGATTCTCGCGAGCAGGAAGAATTCGAGGAGATCGATGCCAAGGTGGGTCGGCTGATGCATGCCCTGTCAGCTTCGGACTGA
- a CDS encoding Bcr/CflA family multidrug efflux MFS transporter, producing MSSIGARRLALLVAANTALAPFAIDAYLPALPRIAAHVGSNVHLAELSLSVFLLGIALGQLIFGPLSDRVGRRPILIGGITVFVLSSLAIITVQDIHTLWALRFVQALGGGACVVNSSAIVRDCFSGREAARVLSTMVMILMLAPLVAPTLGSLLLQLFDWWAIFVFLALYGCLLFLLILRFLPETRRPESKPAGMRQVLRNYRTVLTHREALGYIAAVAFSFAGMFSFITNSPYVYMGYYGVSSTLYPLLFGANIIIMASSNRINIRLLARYSPRQLLRTGLAIQLCAGLALVAVIAAGLDVIPVVVVLIVLFVGVNGLITPNAVSSMLDHFPGMSATANAVLGCLQFTAGGLAGALVSGLQIASVWPMVIGMVGASFMANLLVRVLAGAGAGAVSGHRSSS from the coding sequence TTGTCATCGATCGGGGCGAGACGGCTGGCGCTACTGGTAGCCGCCAATACGGCACTGGCGCCGTTTGCCATCGATGCCTATCTGCCTGCGCTGCCACGTATCGCGGCGCATGTCGGATCCAATGTGCATCTGGCCGAGCTTTCACTCAGCGTATTTCTGCTCGGCATCGCGCTGGGACAGTTGATCTTCGGGCCACTTTCCGATCGTGTTGGCCGGCGGCCGATTCTGATTGGCGGTATTACCGTGTTCGTACTCAGCAGCCTGGCCATTATTACCGTACAGGATATTCATACCCTCTGGGCGTTGCGTTTCGTGCAGGCCCTGGGGGGTGGTGCCTGTGTCGTCAATTCTTCTGCCATCGTGCGGGACTGCTTCTCTGGACGCGAAGCTGCCCGGGTACTCTCCACCATGGTCATGATCCTGATGTTGGCCCCACTGGTGGCGCCAACGCTGGGGAGCCTGTTACTACAGCTGTTCGACTGGTGGGCCATTTTTGTTTTTCTTGCGCTCTATGGCTGCCTGCTCTTTCTGTTGATTTTGCGTTTCCTGCCGGAAACGCGTCGCCCCGAATCCAAACCTGCCGGTATGCGTCAGGTACTGCGCAACTATCGCACCGTGCTGACCCATCGGGAAGCGCTGGGGTATATTGCCGCCGTGGCCTTTTCCTTTGCCGGCATGTTCTCGTTCATTACCAATTCGCCCTATGTCTACATGGGCTATTATGGCGTCTCCTCGACGCTCTATCCGCTGTTGTTCGGCGCCAATATCATCATCATGGCGAGCTCCAACCGCATCAATATTCGGCTGCTTGCACGCTATTCACCGCGTCAGTTGCTGCGTACGGGCCTCGCCATTCAGCTCTGCGCCGGTTTGGCACTGGTGGCAGTCATTGCTGCCGGGCTGGACGTCATCCCGGTGGTGGTTGTACTGATCGTACTGTTCGTGGGCGTCAATGGACTGATTACGCCCAATGCGGTTTCATCGATGCTGGATCATTTCCCCGGGATGAGCGCTACGGCCAATGCTGTACTGGGTTGTCTGCAGTTCACTGCTGGCGGATTGGCCGGGGCATTGGTCAGTGGGCTTCAGATTGCCAGTGTATGGCCGATGGTCATCGGTATGGTCGGGGCCAGCTTCATGGCCAATTTACTGGTACGGGTACTCGCCGGTGCCGGCGCCGGTGCCGTGTCGGGGCATCGTTCCTCATCCTGA
- a CDS encoding AI-2E family transporter — MDDQQDSGSKKQHFPYHVVLTIASLMIIIGGLKLGATLIVPILLGLFIAVLCARPVNWLHDRGLGINTSVCCVIIGMLILLGAFSMLIVARMSEFSSALPELETALREHYSGLVSWVAGLGLPIETAGMSKLFDPASAASLVPLLLGGIGNALTNIVVILILILFTLYETLDFPNKLALAINRPDASLRRFTQFSITLQRYLLVKTVISLVTGALVSLSCFALGVQFGLLWGVLAFVLNYIPNIGSILAAIPAVLLTMAMPGGGEFQALLLAGAYVAINFVLGNLIEPRVMGQTLGMSTLVAFLSLVFWGWIFGPVGMFLSVPLTMSLKIALDSHPDTRWLSIMLGPTSRRRERSRQDEMPKRPR; from the coding sequence ATGGATGATCAGCAGGACTCCGGCTCGAAAAAGCAGCATTTTCCCTATCATGTCGTACTGACCATCGCTTCCCTGATGATCATCATCGGGGGGCTGAAGCTGGGCGCTACACTGATCGTACCGATCCTGCTGGGGCTGTTCATTGCCGTGCTCTGTGCACGCCCGGTGAACTGGCTGCATGACCGCGGGCTGGGCATCAATACTTCGGTTTGTTGTGTCATCATTGGCATGCTGATCCTGCTGGGTGCATTTTCGATGCTGATTGTGGCACGCATGAGCGAATTCAGTTCGGCTTTGCCCGAGCTGGAAACGGCACTCCGGGAACACTATTCGGGACTTGTCAGTTGGGTCGCGGGACTGGGCCTGCCCATTGAAACAGCAGGTATGTCGAAGCTGTTCGATCCTGCTTCGGCGGCCAGCCTGGTACCATTACTGCTGGGGGGGATCGGGAATGCGCTGACCAATATCGTGGTCATTCTGATTCTGATTCTGTTCACACTTTACGAAACACTGGATTTTCCCAACAAACTGGCCCTGGCTATCAATCGCCCGGATGCCAGTTTGCGCCGTTTTACGCAGTTCTCGATTACCCTGCAGCGCTATCTACTGGTCAAGACGGTGATCAGTCTGGTGACCGGTGCTCTGGTTTCGCTTTCCTGTTTCGCGTTGGGTGTGCAGTTCGGTCTGCTCTGGGGCGTGCTGGCTTTTGTGCTGAATTACATTCCCAACATCGGCTCGATTCTGGCAGCCATACCAGCAGTACTGCTGACCATGGCCATGCCGGGCGGGGGAGAGTTCCAGGCGCTACTACTGGCTGGCGCTTATGTGGCGATCAACTTCGTGCTGGGCAATCTGATCGAACCTCGTGTCATGGGGCAGACGCTGGGCATGTCGACCCTGGTGGCCTTTCTCTCACTGGTCTTCTGGGGCTGGATATTCGGACCGGTGGGGATGTTTCTCTCGGTTCCACTGACGATGTCGTTGAAGATCGCACTCGACAGTCATCCTGATACGCGCTGGCTCTCCATCATGCTGGGGCCAACCAGCCGGCGGCGCGAACGCAGTCGCCAGGATGAAATGCCAAAGCGGCCTCGTTAG
- a CDS encoding MlaA family lipoprotein, giving the protein MRAWSTLAGTLVATGMLAGCAGNQTQGGGNPADPWEGFNRGVFAFNDTIDRYALKPVAQGYDYVTPTPVQQGVGNFFGNLGDIGNSFNSLLQWKLTHAGTSTARFLINSTLGLGGLLDPASRMGINRHEEDFGQTLAQWGVGQGPYLVLPFLGPSTVRATAGLPVDWYTDPVTYIEDDGTRWGLRALDLVDTRAGYLDQEKLIHGDRYSFIRDTYLQRRQYLLNDGKAGKDPFAEGDFDFDDSDFESSRSDTQ; this is encoded by the coding sequence ATGAGAGCATGGAGCACACTGGCAGGCACGCTGGTTGCCACAGGCATGCTGGCGGGTTGTGCCGGCAATCAGACTCAGGGCGGCGGTAATCCGGCCGATCCCTGGGAAGGATTCAATCGTGGCGTATTCGCCTTCAACGATACGATCGATCGATATGCCCTCAAACCCGTGGCGCAGGGGTATGATTATGTCACCCCGACACCGGTGCAGCAGGGAGTAGGCAACTTCTTTGGCAACCTCGGCGATATCGGTAACTCGTTCAATAGTCTGCTGCAGTGGAAGCTGACTCACGCCGGGACCTCCACGGCACGTTTTCTGATCAACTCCACGCTTGGGCTGGGTGGGTTACTCGACCCGGCTTCGCGAATGGGTATCAACCGGCACGAGGAAGATTTCGGTCAGACCCTGGCACAATGGGGCGTAGGGCAGGGCCCGTATCTGGTGCTGCCCTTCCTGGGGCCGAGTACCGTCCGAGCGACGGCCGGGCTGCCAGTGGACTGGTACACCGATCCGGTGACCTACATCGAGGATGATGGAACCCGGTGGGGGCTGCGCGCCCTGGACCTGGTCGATACCCGGGCCGGGTATCTTGATCAGGAGAAGTTGATCCATGGCGATCGCTACAGCTTCATTCGCGATACCTATCTACAGCGTCGCCAGTATCTGCTCAATGACGGCAAGGCCGGCAAGGATCCCTTCGCTGAAGGGGATTTCGACTTCGATGACAGCGATTTCGAAAGCAGTCGCTCCGACACCCAGTAA
- the trxA gene encoding thioredoxin — protein MENEMANNVDVTSANFDQEVAQSDKPVLLKFWAPWCGPCKMMAPVVEEVAEERSDQIKVVSINVDDAQDIAAEQGVRGVPTVMMFKSGNKVASLVGAQSKTQLVQFIDQNA, from the coding sequence TTGGAGAACGAAATGGCAAATAATGTCGATGTCACCAGTGCCAACTTTGATCAGGAAGTGGCGCAATCCGACAAGCCGGTACTGCTGAAGTTCTGGGCCCCCTGGTGTGGCCCCTGCAAGATGATGGCACCGGTGGTCGAGGAAGTGGCCGAAGAGCGCTCCGATCAGATCAAGGTGGTCAGCATCAACGTGGATGATGCTCAGGATATCGCTGCCGAACAGGGTGTTCGGGGCGTACCCACTGTCATGATGTTCAAATCCGGCAACAAGGTTGCCTCGCTGGTGGGTGCACAGTCCAAAACCCAGCTGGTTCAGTTCATCGATCAGAACGCCTGA